In one window of Rathayibacter caricis DSM 15933 DNA:
- a CDS encoding bifunctional 2-methylcitrate synthase/citrate synthase, which yields MSTTSQDIRKGLAGVVVDTTSISKVDPESNSLLYRGYPVQELASRCSFEDVAWLLWHGELPTAEEAAALSDIERAHRDLDPAVRAVIDLLPLTAHPMDVVRTAVSVLGALDPEPGADAPGEVLARSVRLWAALPAVVSFAQRRRRGQEPIAPRGDLDYSENFLWTTFGEVPDPVVVDAFRVSLILYAEHSFNASTFTARVVTSTLSDVYSAVTAAVGALKGPLHGGANEAVLHVFDEIGLGPDAPARSREWLAGALAAKRKIMGFGHRVYKSGDSRVPTMDAAMRRLAEHAGRPDVVELSDALAEAMAERTGILPNLDYPSGPAYRLMGFDTEVFTPLFVAARVVGWTAHVIEQRSANALIRPLSQYDGVARRSVPER from the coding sequence ATGAGCACGACGAGTCAGGACATCAGGAAGGGCCTCGCGGGGGTCGTCGTCGACACCACGTCGATCTCGAAGGTCGACCCGGAGTCGAACTCCCTGCTGTACCGCGGGTACCCGGTGCAGGAGCTCGCGTCGCGGTGCTCGTTCGAGGACGTGGCCTGGCTGCTGTGGCACGGGGAGCTCCCGACGGCGGAGGAGGCGGCGGCGCTGTCCGACATCGAGCGCGCCCACCGCGACCTGGACCCCGCTGTGCGGGCCGTGATCGATCTCCTGCCGCTGACGGCCCATCCGATGGACGTCGTCCGGACCGCCGTCAGCGTCCTCGGCGCCCTCGATCCGGAGCCGGGAGCGGACGCGCCGGGGGAGGTGCTCGCGCGCTCGGTGCGGCTCTGGGCCGCGCTGCCCGCCGTCGTCTCCTTCGCGCAGCGACGTCGGCGCGGCCAGGAGCCGATCGCGCCGCGGGGCGACCTCGACTACTCCGAGAACTTCCTCTGGACCACCTTCGGCGAGGTGCCCGACCCGGTCGTCGTCGACGCCTTCCGCGTCTCGCTGATCCTGTACGCCGAGCACTCGTTCAACGCCTCGACCTTCACCGCGCGGGTCGTCACCTCCACGCTGTCCGACGTCTACTCAGCGGTCACGGCGGCAGTCGGCGCCCTCAAAGGGCCGCTGCACGGAGGCGCGAACGAGGCGGTCCTGCACGTCTTCGACGAGATCGGCCTCGGCCCCGACGCACCTGCGCGCTCCCGGGAGTGGCTGGCCGGTGCGCTGGCCGCCAAGCGGAAGATCATGGGCTTCGGTCATCGGGTCTACAAGTCGGGGGACTCGCGCGTGCCGACGATGGACGCCGCGATGCGCCGTCTGGCCGAGCACGCGGGCCGTCCGGACGTCGTGGAGCTGTCGGACGCGCTGGCCGAGGCCATGGCGGAGCGCACGGGCATCCTGCCCAACCTCGACTATCCCTCAGGGCCCGCCTACCGGCTGATGGGCTTCGACACCGAGGTCTTCACTCCGCTGTTCGTCGCGGCGCGGGTCGTGGGCTGGACGGCGCACGTGATCGAGCAGCGCTCCGCGAACGCGCTCATCCGGCCCCTGTCGCAGTACGACGGCGTCGCTCGACGATCGGTGCCCGAGCGCTAG
- the prpB gene encoding methylisocitrate lyase codes for MLHSTRTPADKRRLFRERLATGELLQLPGAFTPLSARLIEAKGFDGVYVSGAVLSAELGLPDIGLTTLSEVAGRGQQIARMTDLPVLVDADTGFGEPLNVARTVQMLEDAGVAGLHIEDQVNPKRCGHLDGKAVVDESTSVRRIAAAVDARRDPDLLVMARTDIRALEGLQAAIDRAKRLVDAGADAIFPEAMRDLSEFEAVRAAVDVPVLANMTEFGKSELFTTQQLADVGVNIVIYPVSLLRIAMGAAMRALDGLKAEGSLRSEVPGMQTRAELYELLDYESYGRFDEGVFDFSLADHYGA; via the coding sequence TTGCTGCACTCGACCCGGACGCCCGCCGACAAGCGCCGACTCTTCCGCGAACGCCTCGCCACGGGCGAGCTGCTGCAGCTGCCGGGCGCGTTCACCCCGCTCTCGGCGCGGCTCATCGAGGCGAAGGGCTTCGACGGCGTGTACGTCTCGGGCGCCGTGCTCTCGGCCGAGCTGGGGCTGCCGGACATCGGACTCACCACGCTCTCGGAGGTCGCGGGTCGCGGCCAGCAGATCGCGCGCATGACCGACCTGCCGGTCCTCGTCGACGCTGACACCGGCTTCGGCGAGCCCCTGAACGTCGCGCGCACCGTGCAGATGCTGGAGGACGCGGGAGTGGCGGGCCTGCACATCGAGGACCAGGTCAACCCGAAGCGGTGCGGGCACCTCGACGGCAAGGCCGTGGTCGACGAGAGCACCTCGGTGCGCCGCATCGCCGCGGCGGTCGACGCGCGCCGCGATCCGGACCTCCTCGTCATGGCGAGGACCGACATCCGGGCTCTCGAGGGTCTGCAGGCCGCGATCGACCGCGCGAAGCGGCTGGTAGACGCGGGAGCGGACGCGATCTTCCCCGAGGCGATGCGCGACCTGAGCGAGTTCGAGGCGGTGCGCGCCGCGGTCGACGTGCCGGTGCTCGCCAACATGACCGAGTTCGGCAAGAGCGAGCTGTTCACGACGCAGCAGCTGGCGGACGTCGGCGTGAACATCGTCATCTACCCCGTGTCGCTCCTGCGCATCGCGATGGGCGCGGCGATGCGCGCGCTCGACGGTCTGAAGGCCGAGGGCTCGCTCCGCTCGGAGGTGCCCGGCATGCAGACCCGTGCCGAGCTCTACGAGCTGCTCGACTACGAGTCCTACGGCCGTTTCGACGAGGGCGTCTTCGACTTCAGCCTGGCCGACCACTACGGCGCCTGA